The Bubalus kerabau isolate K-KA32 ecotype Philippines breed swamp buffalo chromosome X, PCC_UOA_SB_1v2, whole genome shotgun sequence genome has a segment encoding these proteins:
- the LOC129639262 gene encoding melanoma-associated antigen B2-like, translating to MPRGQKSKHRAREKRHQAQTETQGLHDQATTSGGEETTSSSPPDSESAPSSSSAAGTSKGPQGAQGSTSAAAGAIRKRSGVGGAARSRYGIGSAARSRSGVGAEGQVQEGENSSQASAAAASSHTDLLTWKAELLVQYMLYKYKMRELIKGSEMLQEIKRRYKEQFPEILSRASECIEMLFGLVLKEVRPNSHCYTLVSNLDLSDSESMRGDLGLPKNGLLMPLLGVIYLNGNHAPEEKIWKFLNILGIYDGRSHFIFGEPRKLITEDLVREGYLEYRQVPGSDPPRYEFLCGPKALTETSKTKVLQFLAKVKDSVHPALQPLYEEAWREEVESTGARGAARAGTSASTRPGTAASASAGPSASATAHPRAESSRSSRP from the exons ATGCCTCGTGGGCAGAAGAGTAAGCACCGTGCTCGTGAGAAACGTCACCAGGCCCAAACTGAGACCCAGGGTCTTCATGATCAGGCTACCACATCTGGGGGAGAagagaccacctcctcctcccctcctgattcaGAGAGTGCGCCCTCAAGCTCGTCTGCTGCTGGCACCTCCAAGGGGCCTCAGGGAGCCCAAGGCAGCACCAGTGCTGCTGCAGGTGCTATACGCAAAAGATCTGGTGTCGGTGGCGCAGCACGCTCAAGATATGGTATAGGTAGCGCAGCACGCTCAAGATCTGGTGTAGGTGCTGAGGGCCAAGTTCAGGAAGGTGAAAATTCCTCCCAGGCTTCAGCTGCTGCTGCGAGCTCTCACACAGATCTTCTGACCTGGAAGGCAGAGCTATTGGTGCAGTACATGCTATATAAGTATAAGATGAGGGAGCTCATTAAGGGGTCCGAAATGCTGCAGGAAATCAAGAGAAGGTACAAGGAACAATTCCCTGAGATCCTTAGCAGGGCTTCCGAGTGCATAGAAATGTTGTTTGGCCTGGTGCTGAAGGAAGTCAGGCCCAACAGTCACTGCTATACCCTGGTGAGCAACCTAGATCTCAGCGACAGTGAGTCTATGAGAGGTGACTTGGGGCTGCCGAAGAATGGTCTTCTGATGCCTCTGCTGGGTGTCATCTACCTGAATGGCAACCACGCCCCTGAggagaagatctggaagttcctgaATATTCTGGGCATCTATGATGGAAGAAGTCACTTCATCTTTGGAGAGCCCAGGAAGCTCATCACAGAAGATCTGGTGCGGGAAGGGTACCTGGAGTACCGGCAGGTGCCCGGCAGCGATCCCCCTCGCTATGAGTTCCTGTGCGGTCCTAAAGCGCTCACAGAAACCAGCAAGACGAAAGTCCTTCAGTTTTTGGCCAAGGTCAAGGATTCGGTCCATCCTGCCTTGCAGCCGCTATATGAAGAGGCTTGGAGAGAGGAAGTAGAGAGCACCGGAGCCAGaggtgcagccagggctggcacttctgcctcaaccag gcctggcactgctgcctcagccagcgCTGGCCCTTCTGCTTCAGCCACTGCACACCCCAGGGCCGAGTCCAGCCGCTCATCTCGGCCCTAG
- the LOC129638852 gene encoding melanoma-associated antigen B2-like, translated as MPRGQKSKRRARDKRRQAQAETHGLHDQASTSRGEETTSSSPPDSESAPSSSSAAGTSKGPPGAQGSTSAAAGAIRKRSGAGGAARSRSGVGGTARSRSGAGAEGQVQGGENSSQASAAAESSHTDLLTMESENLVQYMLFKYKMRELIKRSEMVKVIHRRYKAQYPEILSRASEQMEMVFGMVLKEVRPNSHCYTLVSNLDLSDSESMRGDWGLPKNGLLMPLLGVIYLNGHRTSEEEVWKFLNILGIYDGRMHFIFGDTRKLITEDLVKEEYLEYNQVPGSNPPRYEFLWGPKALTENSKTKVLQFLTKVNDLVPDALLPHYEEALREEAESSGARAATGTGPSASASAGPSASARPGTSAAARAGTSASARADMSALTSAGPSALARAGPSASARAGPSALARPIASAAARAVMSALASAGPSASARDGTSAAARAGTSASTSARSRATSSRSSGP; from the coding sequence ATGCCTCGTGGGCAGAAGAGTAAGCGCCGTGCTCGTGATAAACGTCGCCAGGCCCAGGCTGAGACCCACGGTCTTCATGATCAGGCTTCCACATCTAGGGGAGAagagaccacctcctcctcccctcctgattcaGAGAGTGCGCCCTCAAGCTCGTCTGCTGCTGGCACCTCCAAGGGGCCTCCGGGAGCCCAAGGCAGCACCAGTGCTGCTGCAGGTGCTATACGCAAAAGATCTGGTGCCGGTGGCGCAGCACGCTCGAGATCTGGAGTAGGTGGCACAGCACGCTCGAGATCTGGTGCAGGTGCCGAGGGCCAAGTTCAGGGAGGTGAAAATTCCTCCCAGGCCTCAGCTGCTGCTGAGAGCTCTCACACAGATCTTCTGACCATGGAGTCAGAGAATTTGGTGCAGTACATGCTGTTTAAGTATAAGATGAGGGAGCTAATTAAGAGGTCAGAAATGGTGAAGGTTATCCACAGAAGGTACAAGGCGCAATACCCTGAGATCCTCAGCAGGGCCTCTGAGCAGATGGAGATGGTGTTTGGCATGGTGCTGAAGGAAGTCAGGCCCAACAGTCACTGCTATACCCTGGTGAGCAACCTAGATCTCAGCGACAGTGAGTCTATGAGAGGTGACTGGGGGCTGCCGAAGAATGGTCTTCTGATGCCTCTGCTGGGTGTCATCTACCTGAATGGCCATCGCACCTCTGAGGAGGAGGTCTGGAAGTTCCTGAATATTCTGGGCATCTATGATGGAAGAATGCACTTCATCTTTGGAGACACCAGGAAGCTCATCACAGAAGATCTGGTGAAGGAAGAGTACCTGGAATACAACCAGGTGCCTGGCAGCAATCCCCCTCGCTATGAGTTCCTGTGGGGTCCTAAAGCGCTCACAGAAAACAGCAAGACGAAAGTCCTGCAATTTTTGACCAAGGTCAACGATTTGGTCCCTGACGCCTTACTGCCGCATTATGAGGAGGCTTtgagagaggaggcagagagctCCGGAGCCAGAGCTGCAACCGGGAccggcccttctgcctcagccagcgctggcccttctgcctcggccagacctggcacttctgctgcagccagggctggcacttcagcctcagccagggctgacatgtctgcctTGACCAGTGCTGGCCCTTCAGCCTTGGCCAGGGCTGGCCCTTCGGCCTCGGCCagggctggcccttctgccttggccagacccatcgcttctgctgcagccagggctgtcATGTCTGCCttggccagtgctggcccttctgcctcggccagggatggcacttctgctgcagccagggctggcacttctgcctcaacCAGTGCCCGCTCCAGGGCCACATCCAGCCGCTCATCTGGCCCCTAG